In Streptomyces dangxiongensis, one DNA window encodes the following:
- a CDS encoding helix-turn-helix domain-containing protein has product MDAHSEEITVEQAAEGFAAEVARWREVRGMSKRALAKAMGFDPSYVSHMESGRTKPTEEFARLADEALNAGKAIWRRWCDYEQARTRDRRPPAAPPAPRRPEQPYATGSALVVNHDAAHLKYDGRSYRLTMRRLLRNTGAEPVTRYLIRISVDRYPGDPERSNAHYRAHPLTWNELDLTATCRGEAMRWQAKHDRDAFKEVWLLFDNEHGRFPLYPGESVWIEYAYTVGDDKWGNWFQRAVRLPTEQLEVQLAFPAHLDPVVWGTETSMTAEASPLRTPPVRTDDGDLRQFTWITATPALHARYRLEWRFRARPERETDQGEFR; this is encoded by the coding sequence ATGGACGCGCACAGCGAGGAGATCACCGTCGAGCAGGCGGCCGAGGGCTTCGCGGCCGAGGTGGCCAGGTGGCGGGAGGTGCGCGGCATGTCCAAGCGGGCGTTAGCCAAGGCCATGGGCTTCGACCCGTCCTACGTCAGCCACATGGAGTCCGGCCGCACCAAGCCCACCGAGGAATTCGCCCGGCTCGCCGACGAAGCCCTGAACGCCGGGAAGGCGATCTGGCGCCGCTGGTGCGACTACGAGCAGGCCCGCACCCGCGACAGGCGCCCGCCTGCGGCCCCGCCGGCCCCGCGCAGGCCCGAGCAGCCGTACGCCACCGGCTCCGCCCTCGTGGTCAACCACGACGCCGCCCACCTGAAGTACGACGGCCGCTCGTACCGGCTCACCATGCGCCGGCTACTGCGGAACACCGGCGCCGAACCGGTGACTCGCTACCTGATCCGCATCAGCGTCGACCGCTACCCCGGCGACCCGGAGCGGTCCAACGCGCACTACCGGGCACACCCGCTGACCTGGAATGAACTCGACCTCACGGCTACCTGCCGGGGCGAGGCCATGCGCTGGCAGGCCAAGCACGACCGCGACGCCTTCAAGGAAGTCTGGTTGCTGTTCGACAACGAACACGGCCGCTTCCCGCTCTACCCCGGCGAATCCGTGTGGATCGAGTACGCCTACACCGTCGGCGACGACAAGTGGGGCAACTGGTTCCAGCGCGCCGTCCGTCTGCCCACCGAACAACTCGAAGTCCAGCTCGCCTTCCCCGCCCATCTCGACCCGGTGGTCTGGGGCACCGAGACCTCGATGACCGCCGAAGCCTCTCCGCTGCGGACCCCGCCCGTCCGCACCGACGACGGTGACCTACGGCAATTCACGTGGATCACGGCCACACCCGCTCTGCACGCTCGGTACCGTCTTGAGTGGCGGTTCAGGGCACGGCCCGAACGCGAAACGGATCAAGGGGAGTTCAGGTGA
- a CDS encoding relaxase/mobilization nuclease domain-containing protein, which translates to MVPDVSTGSDTRGLIVYLFGPGRRDEHADPHIVAAWDMAGAPDPGRDLEATYTQLAKRLDHHVDLRTRELGGNKPPQHVWHCPVRTAPGDRYLTDAEWVGVARRIVHATGIAPEGDEKACRWIAVRHADDHIHILATTVRADGRRPRTNRDGWRAQRECRKIEAEFGLRRLKSGDLTAPRTPTGAERAKAERQGQTITARQWLREQAYAVAAAVRTEADYFTVLQSLGIKVKTRLGPETGDVIGYSLAAPDDTNASGEPVWYGGSQLAPDLSINRLRERLPVQEVADRRQYAADHAEPWRHTTVALHTAHIVLDSGDEAAAQGYLATFGDALYNIASATTGPHRAQLRAAAMSFNRARRSAIRADHQAATALRKAAKELAYASSEPGGLAVALLFATVHLARTAAKWHEQRGHDQQAAAAEEAFRHLHAAYQQAAAPVLADLARRAPRATTTSRFEQDLRTVIPDHADRVLADPAWPALTTTLARAETAGHNTRHLLAEVAAHRELDSAENPAEVLNWRITAQPNRRTQAARRRSTSSGAPTPIAVVHGPTVPHNESARSQTHGGQGPRR; encoded by the coding sequence ATGGTGCCTGACGTCTCCACCGGCTCCGACACACGCGGACTGATCGTCTACCTCTTCGGCCCAGGCCGCCGCGACGAGCACGCCGACCCGCACATCGTCGCCGCCTGGGACATGGCCGGCGCCCCTGACCCCGGCCGCGATCTTGAGGCCACCTACACCCAGCTCGCCAAGCGCCTCGACCACCACGTCGACCTGCGCACCCGCGAGCTGGGCGGCAACAAGCCACCCCAGCACGTGTGGCACTGCCCGGTCCGCACCGCGCCAGGCGACCGCTACCTCACCGACGCCGAGTGGGTCGGCGTCGCCCGCCGCATCGTGCACGCCACCGGCATCGCCCCCGAGGGGGACGAGAAGGCATGCCGGTGGATCGCAGTGCGCCACGCCGACGACCACATCCACATCCTCGCCACCACCGTCCGCGCCGACGGACGCCGGCCCCGCACGAACCGGGACGGCTGGCGGGCCCAGCGAGAATGCCGCAAGATCGAGGCCGAGTTCGGCCTGCGCCGTCTGAAGTCCGGTGACCTCACCGCGCCCCGCACCCCCACCGGCGCCGAGCGCGCCAAAGCCGAGCGCCAGGGCCAGACGATCACAGCACGGCAGTGGCTGCGCGAGCAGGCGTACGCGGTCGCCGCCGCCGTACGCACCGAAGCCGACTACTTCACCGTGCTGCAGTCCCTCGGCATCAAGGTCAAAACGCGCCTCGGCCCGGAGACCGGCGATGTGATCGGCTACAGTCTCGCCGCACCCGACGACACCAATGCGTCCGGCGAGCCCGTCTGGTACGGCGGTTCCCAACTCGCCCCCGACCTTTCCATCAACCGCCTCCGCGAACGCCTCCCCGTCCAGGAAGTGGCCGACCGCCGGCAGTACGCGGCGGACCACGCCGAGCCATGGCGGCACACCACCGTCGCACTGCACACGGCACACATCGTCCTCGACTCCGGTGACGAGGCCGCCGCTCAGGGCTACCTGGCCACATTCGGCGACGCCCTGTACAACATCGCCAGCGCCACGACCGGCCCACACCGGGCACAACTGCGGGCGGCGGCCATGTCATTCAACCGGGCCCGCCGCTCAGCCATCCGCGCGGACCACCAGGCCGCCACCGCCCTGCGAAAGGCCGCCAAGGAACTCGCCTACGCCTCCAGCGAGCCGGGCGGGCTCGCCGTCGCCCTGCTCTTCGCCACCGTGCACCTGGCCCGCACCGCCGCCAAGTGGCACGAGCAGCGCGGCCACGACCAGCAGGCCGCAGCGGCCGAGGAAGCCTTCCGCCACCTGCATGCGGCCTATCAGCAGGCCGCCGCACCGGTCTTGGCGGACCTCGCCCGCCGCGCGCCACGGGCCACAACCACCAGCCGCTTCGAGCAGGACCTTCGCACGGTCATCCCCGACCACGCCGACCGCGTCCTGGCCGATCCCGCCTGGCCCGCCCTGACCACTACCCTCGCCCGCGCCGAAACCGCCGGCCACAACACCCGGCACCTCTTGGCCGAGGTCGCAGCCCACAGGGAACTCGACAGCGCCGAAAACCCCGCCGAGGTCCTCAACTGGCGTATCACCGCTCAACCGAACAGGCGGACTCAAGCGGCACGCCGGCGCAGCACCAGCAGCGGTGCTCCCACTCCGATCGCCGTAGTGCATGGGCCGACGGTGCCCCATAACGAAAGCGCCCGCAGCCAGACGCATGGAGGGCAGGGCCCCCGTCGCTGA
- a CDS encoding NucA/NucB deoxyribonuclease domain-containing protein — protein MRAKRRLAAIALGIATLTATLTGTSAQAADNAGSSEGQIVWLRSSKPIDLPLGANYRQSLTKQRSAIAAETLQTNEAPTPPKPSSEADEQRIAQENGETYVAEPGDAAGKNRIRVAAALTKEQCRAMPDAHDAAGKIINHFSFCRWGYNTAVKLNGQGGVEGMVRFRETEIGTSVEAGRDATIEVHTDQVVASGKFNDSAMMSFYVGHAGWPSASSCRVTDISANPFTTTVGDWREEYIAYGLVSDKGSGTGPDDIATCIYNHQWKVTGGGATTPWSSGPENGVRFDSSKSLGSKYYDAGVIFDRVTPSFHYDRAQSDTAGVANHIYDALYKPQTTYPSKAGKVIPGDIWNGNWRPLHRNWTNYDAAAAEVARKNRNAKDAACRGLSRPSDSYQCDEFPFASTKEGAGLGDGNFSVRYVPGAENSKAGSELADWYGSDRILHNNAYGIYVK, from the coding sequence TTGCGTGCGAAAAGACGCTTAGCCGCCATAGCCCTCGGTATCGCCACCCTCACCGCGACGCTCACCGGAACCAGTGCCCAGGCCGCCGACAACGCGGGCAGCAGTGAAGGACAGATCGTCTGGCTGCGCTCCAGCAAGCCCATCGATCTGCCGCTGGGCGCGAACTACCGGCAGAGCCTCACCAAGCAGCGCTCGGCCATCGCCGCCGAGACGCTGCAGACCAACGAGGCGCCCACGCCCCCGAAGCCGTCCAGCGAAGCCGACGAGCAGAGAATCGCCCAGGAGAACGGCGAGACCTACGTCGCCGAACCGGGTGACGCCGCCGGCAAGAACCGAATACGCGTCGCCGCAGCCCTCACCAAGGAGCAGTGTCGCGCGATGCCTGACGCGCACGACGCCGCCGGCAAGATCATCAACCACTTCAGCTTCTGCCGCTGGGGCTACAACACGGCCGTCAAGCTGAACGGCCAGGGCGGCGTCGAAGGCATGGTCCGGTTCCGCGAGACGGAGATCGGTACCAGCGTGGAAGCCGGGCGGGACGCGACCATCGAAGTGCACACCGACCAAGTGGTGGCCTCCGGCAAGTTCAACGACTCCGCCATGATGAGCTTTTACGTCGGCCATGCGGGCTGGCCGTCCGCGAGCTCCTGCCGGGTGACCGACATATCGGCGAACCCGTTCACCACGACCGTCGGTGACTGGCGCGAGGAGTACATCGCCTACGGCCTGGTCTCCGACAAGGGCAGCGGCACCGGCCCCGACGACATCGCGACCTGCATCTACAACCACCAGTGGAAGGTCACCGGTGGGGGCGCCACCACCCCGTGGAGCAGCGGACCCGAGAACGGTGTGCGCTTCGACTCGTCCAAGTCTCTGGGCAGCAAGTACTACGACGCCGGCGTGATCTTCGACCGGGTCACCCCATCGTTCCACTACGACCGTGCCCAGAGCGACACCGCGGGCGTCGCCAACCACATCTACGACGCGCTGTACAAGCCCCAGACGACATACCCGTCGAAGGCCGGCAAGGTGATTCCCGGCGACATCTGGAACGGCAACTGGCGCCCCCTGCATCGCAACTGGACCAACTACGATGCTGCGGCGGCCGAGGTGGCGCGGAAGAACCGCAACGCCAAGGACGCCGCATGCCGCGGCCTGAGCCGACCCAGCGACAGCTACCAGTGCGACGAGTTCCCCTTCGCTTCCACCAAGGAAGGGGCCGGCCTCGGGGACGGCAACTTCTCCGTCCGCTACGTACCGGGCGCGGAGAACAGCAAGGCGGGCAGCGAGCTGGCCGACTGGTACGGCAGCGACCGGATCCTGCACAACAACGCCTACGGCATCTACGTGAAGTAA
- a CDS encoding glycosyltransferase encodes MRVLYLLNISNPDRLSADSGWIFADLLAPALVDAGAEVTVAAPAAAGDARCGFHRTKVPGTKYRARFSADIDELVALIRAERPDVVVANQVEEAPAIRTAMLEAGSDALLAGYCHYLPFSFTDGGQLLLDPSLNDTGLGRPVLLAFAAGLAACDRVMVHSSTAASWVSAAAARMTVDLGDRLRVVPAPRDERLVRDPAARPAAGGAIGVYNHRLYAHYGTEQFVDLARDLVASGTVRLRVMDLFGQRRAERKGLDDSPEKMRDKLAALPHVQVVSDRGDRVRYKNLLAGARFGIAPFRPGCPWSMSVIDCQGMGLPVISPRLGWLAEHIDPELCFTTPAEAVALAERLATDDEFHAVHAKRAHASTADFTPALVAARYLEAIS; translated from the coding sequence ATGCGCGTGCTGTACCTGCTGAACATCTCCAACCCCGACCGGCTGTCGGCGGACTCGGGCTGGATCTTCGCGGACCTGCTGGCCCCGGCCCTGGTGGACGCCGGCGCCGAGGTGACCGTCGCCGCCCCGGCGGCGGCTGGGGACGCCCGCTGCGGCTTCCACCGGACGAAGGTGCCGGGAACGAAGTACCGGGCCCGGTTCTCGGCCGACATCGACGAGCTTGTGGCGCTGATCCGGGCCGAGCGGCCGGATGTGGTGGTGGCCAACCAGGTCGAGGAGGCTCCGGCGATCCGCACGGCCATGCTGGAGGCCGGATCGGATGCCCTGCTCGCCGGGTACTGCCACTACCTGCCGTTTTCCTTCACCGACGGCGGTCAGCTCCTGCTGGACCCGTCTCTGAATGACACGGGGCTCGGCAGGCCGGTGCTGCTGGCGTTCGCCGCCGGTCTGGCCGCCTGCGACCGCGTGATGGTCCACTCCTCCACGGCCGCCTCCTGGGTGTCGGCCGCCGCCGCCCGGATGACCGTGGACCTGGGCGACCGGTTGCGGGTGGTGCCCGCCCCGCGCGATGAGCGCCTGGTCCGCGACCCCGCCGCCCGGCCCGCGGCCGGCGGTGCGATCGGCGTCTACAACCACCGGCTGTACGCGCACTACGGCACCGAGCAGTTCGTGGATCTGGCCCGCGACCTGGTCGCCTCCGGCACCGTCCGGCTGCGGGTGATGGACCTGTTCGGCCAGCGCCGGGCCGAACGCAAGGGGCTGGACGACAGCCCGGAGAAGATGCGCGACAAGCTCGCCGCCCTGCCGCACGTCCAGGTCGTCTCCGACCGGGGCGACCGCGTCCGCTACAAGAATCTGCTGGCCGGCGCCCGTTTCGGCATCGCCCCGTTCAGGCCCGGCTGCCCCTGGTCGATGAGCGTGATCGACTGCCAGGGCATGGGCCTGCCGGTCATCTCGCCCCGGCTGGGCTGGCTGGCCGAGCACATCGATCCCGAGCTGTGCTTCACCACCCCGGCCGAGGCCGTCGCTCTGGCCGAACGCCTCGCCACCGACGACGAGTTCCACGCCGTGCACGCCAAACGGGCCCACGCCTCCACCGCCGACTTCACCCCCGCTCTGGTCGCCGCCCGCTACCTGGAGGCCATCTCGTGA
- a CDS encoding AAA family ATPase: MPLAILLAGLTGSGKTTVAQTLAGHGFTRLSVDEEVHRLHGRYGVDYPEHTYFERERPVVEAIRTRFIKEIEGGNDVVLDHGLWRRTERDAWRQAAREAGGHPLVVYLPADRAELLRRLAERNQREDANALTVTPEALDDFFARFDVPAEDEEVIVYNGDLDALLAAITAAEDGN; this comes from the coding sequence GTGCCCCTCGCCATTCTCTTGGCCGGCCTGACCGGCTCGGGGAAGACCACCGTCGCACAAACCCTGGCCGGCCACGGCTTCACGCGGCTGTCCGTCGATGAGGAAGTCCACCGCCTCCACGGCCGCTACGGCGTGGACTACCCCGAGCACACCTACTTCGAGCGCGAGCGGCCCGTCGTCGAAGCGATCCGCACGCGGTTCATCAAGGAAATCGAGGGCGGGAACGACGTCGTCCTGGACCACGGTCTGTGGCGCCGCACCGAGCGTGACGCATGGCGGCAGGCCGCCCGCGAGGCGGGCGGCCATCCCTTGGTCGTCTACCTCCCGGCCGACCGCGCCGAGTTGCTGCGGCGCCTGGCCGAACGCAACCAGCGCGAGGACGCCAACGCGCTGACTGTCACCCCCGAAGCCCTCGACGACTTCTTCGCCCGCTTCGACGTCCCCGCCGAGGACGAGGAGGTGATCGTCTACAACGGAGACCTCGACGCACTTCTCGCAGCGATCACTGCGGCCGAAGACGGGAACTGA
- a CDS encoding MobC domain-containing protein, whose translation MAGEEAGRQGAPEPGVGMPEPSTAPVAACPAPPAEQIADARPPAEQPADVQPPVEQLSWREIDAPVLPALMNRKRTTEKRDQDKTIRFTPTAVRIIAKEAERRGQKFAGFVGDAALAVALGKAGAVGSPEDDPIRPLIEAIEAHTVALNRIGSNLNQITAAIHRGTVPERAEAVLDRVEQAAQNSYRLLDQLVAEGAAHGA comes from the coding sequence GTGGCGGGGGAAGAGGCCGGGCGCCAGGGGGCGCCCGAGCCTGGGGTAGGAATGCCCGAGCCCAGCACCGCGCCCGTCGCCGCCTGCCCCGCCCCGCCCGCCGAGCAGATTGCCGATGCCCGACCGCCTGCCGAGCAGCCCGCCGATGTCCAGCCGCCCGTCGAGCAGCTTTCGTGGCGCGAGATCGACGCCCCCGTACTACCCGCGCTGATGAACCGCAAGCGCACCACCGAGAAGCGCGACCAGGACAAGACCATCCGCTTCACTCCGACCGCGGTTCGCATCATCGCCAAGGAGGCCGAGCGGCGTGGTCAGAAGTTCGCCGGGTTCGTCGGCGACGCCGCGCTCGCCGTCGCCCTCGGCAAGGCGGGCGCGGTCGGCAGCCCGGAGGACGATCCGATCCGCCCGCTGATCGAGGCCATCGAGGCACACACGGTTGCGCTGAACCGCATCGGCAGCAACCTCAACCAGATCACCGCAGCCATCCACCGAGGAACAGTGCCCGAGCGTGCCGAGGCGGTGCTGGACCGCGTCGAGCAAGCAGCCCAGAACAGCTACCGGCTGTTGGACCAGCTCGTGGCGGAGGGAGCTGCGCATGGTGCCTGA
- a CDS encoding glycosyltransferase family 2 protein, producing the protein MLSTPPALIAVVGPVEPPLLAAWVRHYRWLGVERFLIAFHFPDDVPDIRRHELQAAVRELGIIPTGTSTGPWHEHTNTQLRDALRHRAGPGWHLLADADEFQQYPAPLAEVIAQADKSGHRVVGGLMLDRVAASGRLTGWRPEGGLDLAYPLGGHLTHRLLHGDPRKIVLARHDVAVASGNHRASGHRPDADRICTVHHFKWRAGVLDDLRRRVQRFSSGTWEEHTPAVRDEAGRLLAHVGRHGGVINISDPRFAFRRVSLDRMPFDWPAEARGIFTTWRPYAHTSQD; encoded by the coding sequence ATGCTGAGCACGCCTCCCGCGCTGATCGCCGTCGTCGGCCCCGTCGAGCCGCCCCTGCTGGCCGCCTGGGTCCGCCACTACCGGTGGCTGGGCGTCGAGCGGTTCCTGATCGCCTTCCACTTCCCCGACGACGTCCCCGACATCCGCCGGCACGAGCTCCAGGCCGCCGTCCGCGAGCTGGGCATCATCCCCACCGGCACCAGCACCGGCCCGTGGCACGAGCACACCAACACCCAGCTCAGGGACGCCCTGCGGCACCGGGCCGGGCCCGGCTGGCACCTGCTCGCCGACGCTGATGAATTCCAGCAGTACCCCGCCCCGCTCGCTGAGGTGATCGCCCAGGCCGACAAGTCCGGGCACCGCGTGGTGGGCGGGCTGATGCTCGACCGGGTCGCCGCGAGCGGACGCCTGACCGGCTGGCGGCCCGAAGGCGGACTCGACCTCGCCTACCCCCTCGGCGGCCACCTCACCCACCGGCTTCTGCACGGCGACCCCCGAAAGATCGTCCTCGCCCGCCACGACGTGGCCGTAGCTTCCGGCAACCACCGGGCTTCCGGCCACCGGCCCGATGCGGATCGCATCTGCACGGTCCACCACTTCAAGTGGCGCGCCGGCGTTCTGGACGATCTCCGCCGCCGGGTCCAGCGCTTCTCTTCCGGCACCTGGGAGGAACACACCCCCGCCGTCCGTGACGAGGCCGGCCGCCTGCTGGCCCACGTCGGCCGACACGGCGGCGTGATCAACATCAGTGACCCTCGGTTCGCCTTCCGCCGCGTGAGCCTGGACCGAATGCCCTTCGACTGGCCCGCGGAGGCCCGCGGCATCTTCACCACCTGGCGGCCCTACGCGCACACGAGTCAGGACTGA
- a CDS encoding glycosyltransferase yields the protein MTGPLVLIEPYANRLGGHHQRTLVALAQARPGTLVIAPHGIGAELVRSLREAGSRLVTGSAGRAAGGLLAAARLTAALSAAGQRVFQSRRWPRLLRRLPQQVTLLARCLTEGAALRAARRLEPGADAVVILTASEALHGAAALLGGQPHLRFVHEAVTTEDAAVRLLGRLARRGEGRVIAVYPTQAVADQFAAAFPELPAVVGGFAVDDGRRLSAAEREGGRAAFDIPAAEAVVCLVGGWWPYKDIDTLDAALARLKEPMHLVVTGSPLDEAVLKRWRDLPGLRVHTVPGPVSEAVLRLVYAAADAALVTRRPGTGKESGLVMDAARLGVPLIVSDHDPALTARLHGQPWALTFAAGDPDALADALHTVIRQPPPLPGPDAPGLLGMRSAAGQADFLTRTFACLRTKES from the coding sequence ATGACGGGTCCGCTCGTGCTCATCGAGCCGTACGCGAACCGCCTGGGCGGGCACCACCAGCGCACGCTGGTGGCCCTCGCCCAGGCCCGGCCCGGCACTCTGGTCATCGCCCCGCACGGGATCGGCGCCGAGTTGGTCCGTTCCCTGCGCGAGGCGGGTTCCCGGCTGGTCACCGGATCGGCCGGGCGTGCGGCGGGCGGTTTGCTGGCCGCCGCCCGGTTGACCGCCGCGCTCTCCGCGGCCGGACAGCGGGTCTTCCAGTCGCGCCGCTGGCCCCGCCTCTTGCGGCGGCTGCCGCAGCAGGTCACCCTCCTCGCCCGCTGCCTCACTGAGGGGGCGGCCCTGCGAGCCGCCCGCCGGCTGGAGCCCGGCGCCGACGCGGTGGTGATCCTGACCGCGAGCGAGGCCCTACACGGCGCCGCCGCCCTCCTGGGCGGCCAGCCGCACCTGCGGTTCGTCCACGAGGCGGTCACCACCGAGGACGCCGCCGTACGGCTGCTCGGCCGGCTCGCCCGCCGGGGCGAGGGGCGGGTGATCGCGGTGTATCCGACGCAGGCCGTAGCCGACCAGTTCGCCGCGGCCTTCCCCGAGCTGCCCGCGGTGGTCGGCGGCTTCGCGGTCGACGACGGCCGCCGCCTGTCCGCCGCTGAACGCGAGGGCGGCCGGGCCGCGTTCGACATCCCCGCCGCCGAGGCCGTGGTCTGCCTGGTGGGCGGCTGGTGGCCCTACAAGGACATCGACACCCTCGACGCCGCCCTGGCCCGGCTGAAGGAGCCGATGCACCTGGTGGTCACCGGCTCCCCGCTCGACGAAGCCGTCCTGAAGCGGTGGCGGGACCTGCCCGGCCTGCGGGTGCACACCGTGCCCGGCCCGGTCAGCGAAGCCGTGCTGCGGCTGGTGTATGCCGCCGCCGACGCCGCTCTGGTCACCCGCCGCCCCGGGACCGGCAAGGAATCCGGGCTCGTCATGGATGCCGCCCGCCTCGGCGTCCCCCTGATCGTCTCCGACCACGATCCGGCCCTCACCGCCCGCCTGCACGGCCAGCCATGGGCTCTGACGTTCGCTGCCGGCGACCCGGACGCGCTCGCCGACGCACTGCACACCGTCATCCGCCAGCCGCCCCCGCTGCCCGGGCCCGACGCCCCCGGCCTGCTGGGCATGCGGTCGGCCGCCGGGCAGGCCGACTTCCTCACCCGCACCTTCGCCTGTCTGCGCACGAAGGAGTCCTGA
- a CDS encoding DUF3631 domain-containing protein, with protein sequence MVPDGGSGTGDREGPSVEADADGAALLDELRAAVGRYVVLPSQEALTAVTLWVAASHIQPALQHAPRLAVVGPTKGCGKSRVLDVLHETVHQPMMTVNTSPAVIFRVIGKNPPTLLVDEADTIFGPKAGEKEDLRGLLNAGHQRNRPAWRISGPEHKPTAFPTFAMAALAGIGDLPDTIMDRAVVIRMQKRKPGERITSFRSRYSVPELHAVRDRLAAWLNPLRSTAAAYVPKMPVEDRAADTWEPLVIVADLAGGHWPAQARAACLAMTRHEVVQDEQTSLKTRLLRDIRRVFEQEGNKEALRTQDVLAALVQDAEAPWAEYGTKGLNAHHLANLLRDFGISPGNQRFENGRQAKAYARNQFLDAWARYCPDPAQTVPAPGHEFTPAPPAQGKPPASPTGSLPVGPPGGIAGPKRAL encoded by the coding sequence GTGGTCCCCGACGGCGGGTCGGGGACCGGGGACCGGGAAGGCCCGAGCGTCGAGGCGGACGCCGACGGGGCCGCGCTGCTGGATGAGCTGCGGGCGGCGGTCGGCCGGTACGTGGTGCTGCCGAGCCAGGAGGCGCTGACGGCGGTGACGCTGTGGGTGGCGGCTTCCCATATCCAGCCCGCCCTTCAGCACGCGCCGCGTCTGGCGGTGGTGGGGCCGACCAAGGGGTGCGGCAAGTCCCGTGTCCTGGACGTGCTCCACGAGACCGTGCACCAGCCGATGATGACGGTGAACACCTCACCGGCGGTGATCTTCCGTGTCATCGGCAAGAACCCGCCGACGCTGCTGGTGGACGAGGCCGACACCATCTTCGGCCCCAAGGCGGGCGAGAAGGAGGACCTGCGCGGCCTGCTGAACGCCGGTCACCAGCGCAACCGGCCCGCCTGGCGCATCTCCGGACCGGAGCACAAGCCGACCGCGTTTCCCACCTTCGCGATGGCCGCGCTCGCGGGCATCGGCGACCTGCCCGACACGATCATGGACCGGGCGGTCGTCATCCGCATGCAGAAGCGCAAGCCGGGCGAGCGGATCACCTCGTTCCGCTCGCGGTACTCCGTGCCGGAACTGCACGCGGTGCGCGACCGGCTGGCCGCGTGGCTGAACCCGCTGCGTAGTACCGCTGCGGCCTACGTGCCGAAGATGCCGGTCGAGGACCGGGCTGCGGACACCTGGGAGCCGCTGGTCATCGTTGCCGACCTCGCCGGCGGGCACTGGCCCGCGCAGGCCCGGGCGGCCTGCTTGGCAATGACGCGGCACGAGGTCGTCCAGGATGAGCAGACCAGCCTGAAGACGCGGCTGCTGCGGGACATCCGCCGCGTCTTCGAGCAGGAGGGCAACAAGGAGGCCCTGCGTACGCAGGATGTGCTCGCAGCCCTGGTCCAGGACGCCGAGGCGCCGTGGGCGGAGTACGGGACCAAGGGCCTGAACGCCCACCACCTGGCCAACCTGCTGCGTGACTTCGGCATCAGCCCGGGCAACCAGCGCTTCGAAAACGGCCGCCAGGCCAAGGCGTACGCCCGCAACCAGTTCCTCGACGCCTGGGCCCGCTACTGCCCCGACCCCGCCCAGACGGTCCCCGCCCCCGGGCACGAGTTCACGCCCGCGCCGCCCGCGCAGGGCAAGCCGCCCGCCTCCCCAACCGGGTCGCTGCCCGTCGGTCCGCCCGGCGGCATCGCTGGCCCCAAGCGAGCCCTCTGA
- a CDS encoding helix-turn-helix transcriptional regulator, with protein MTALEDLRRLRRVRDRMDREYAEPLDMTGLARDALMSPGHFQRSFRKAFGETPYSYLMTRRIERAKTLLRRGDLTVTEVCLAVGCTSLGSFSSRFTELVGETPSAYRARDHQESAVIPSCVARRLTRPRRRLY; from the coding sequence ATGACCGCTCTGGAGGACCTCAGACGGCTGCGCCGGGTGCGCGACCGGATGGACCGTGAATACGCCGAGCCGCTCGACATGACCGGGCTGGCCCGCGACGCGCTGATGTCCCCGGGCCACTTCCAGCGCAGCTTCCGCAAGGCGTTCGGGGAGACGCCGTACAGCTATCTGATGACCCGTCGCATCGAGCGGGCCAAGACACTGCTGCGCCGGGGCGACCTCACCGTGACCGAGGTGTGCCTCGCCGTCGGCTGCACCTCGCTCGGCTCGTTCAGCTCCCGGTTCACCGAGCTGGTCGGCGAGACGCCGAGCGCCTACCGGGCCCGCGACCACCAGGAGAGCGCCGTGATCCCGTCCTGCGTGGCACGCCGGCTGACCCGGCCCCGGCGCCGCCTGTACTGA
- a CDS encoding peptide deformylase, producing MIDVRPSQQMRDLGVVQHGAGILAEPARAFDLPAERDEAERITDELFAAMERIGQVHPFAKGMGIAAPQIGIGRAAAVVQPPGAAPAIILLNPKITDHSEEMDEQYEGCLSFFDVRGLVPRPLKITVETTALTGETVTTVYERGLARLVHHEIDHLDGLLYTARMRAGVEPIPVEEYRQTGRAWAYDSA from the coding sequence GTGATTGACGTGCGGCCCAGCCAGCAGATGCGAGACCTCGGAGTCGTCCAGCACGGCGCCGGCATCCTCGCCGAACCGGCCCGCGCCTTCGACCTGCCCGCCGAGCGCGACGAGGCCGAGCGCATCACCGACGAACTGTTCGCCGCCATGGAGCGGATCGGTCAGGTCCACCCCTTCGCCAAAGGCATGGGCATCGCCGCCCCGCAGATCGGCATCGGCCGGGCCGCCGCAGTCGTCCAGCCGCCCGGCGCCGCACCCGCCATCATCCTGCTCAACCCGAAGATCACCGACCACTCCGAGGAGATGGACGAGCAGTACGAGGGCTGCCTCAGCTTCTTCGACGTCCGCGGCCTCGTCCCCCGCCCCCTGAAGATCACCGTCGAGACCACGGCCCTGACCGGCGAGACCGTCACCACCGTGTACGAACGCGGCCTCGCCCGCCTCGTCCACCACGAGATCGACCACCTCGACGGCCTGCTGTACACCGCCCGCATGCGCGCCGGCGTCGAACCGATTCCCGTGGAGGAGTACAGGCAGACCGGACGGGCCTGGGCATACGACAGCGCCTGA